In one window of Reinekea forsetii DNA:
- a CDS encoding PKD domain-containing protein, with protein MLLAPQQAAEALAGHRIQKLLVGPSSTDLVQVDMRQGATGAYITYQQSYSGLPIWNYDWVLVLDTNGTPTQAYGELVTHLEQDLPTVEHLSVHAQQSLSDAFIQKYYSDAERVFRNRESSQVIFLDANQKAHNALKLSFFTDLVNANSQPERPLVFIDVDTGAVIDQMDTLFHLIEVGGAGPSGNSKEPRRDFDSSLDGRDGNKPATFILTKDNNNRCHMDALNVETRTSANLKAPGSAPFNFDCTHSTRNDYQAINEAKSPLNDAHFNAQVTRRMYQAYLGEAPYLDSKIIQHVHYGNRYDNAFYEDGQLYYGDGDYIFYPMTSLDVVSHEIAHGYTANYGRGPERLLVSGQARAINEAFSDMSGEAAEFFLTGTNDWMSSQANYKLGDALRYLDTPTRDGRSVDQLDDFQEQNGEHYNAGIFNKAFHRLATTETPWNSQYAFTLFAIANQQCWLANTTFVQAADCVMQQAGVIATRLDNDTVLKPDGSYWTTSELQNQIRKAFAQVGIALITATDLESEFSVSSRFNRVEFTNTSRLNGFALNPGDWSYEWDFGDDSALSSELNPIHEFSTDGPHTVSLTVTEINGSRQDRFSLIVTTHSDYCAAFGSSFDKYFVQATRLHNRLTTSDSRGYSDFSANLIDLNQGQQLDYEIISGGHPDTLGKDKKYELWLDINDDGEFQYTERLMSHYSTDGKVSGVIQYIGELNKTYRVRLLVSSLNSDKLPCGTYNSAEIEDYSIRWSDSELNFVITTLVQENAVEFRNDTHDSRVTRWHWEFGDGTQSSEPSPYHPYARSGDYSVSLTAYDVDDAEVARWDSTVPVRNHTQATIVIDDISALTVTVSASMLRYPIGTQLLWHFDDGATANAESAVHSYAASGQYDISLTLTNADYPGGLTVIQQVSVGTTGLAKIKPAFSYQKEFRPDGSVTVNFTNTTVDPKNKSFGLWSVTWNFAEQGRIRSDGTGLNQTTSKTFLSPGEYPATLTIGFRQSNASGWSWVEQSVQQTLHLFPDPVDDYCLPVSNVTEEYIEEFSIHNQRFTNGQEGGLVNPGNPIVLYSSEQHNFVLTAGYLNPDGVKYAEHYHLWMDLNQDKLFGDGYWFQDKSERLATHWDFSYTEDGLHYGQGYVAGTISLPAHKLDQAVTRTRMRILQLYANGGDLEQLDPCSDYQYFGSYGEIEDYLVDLVKPYNLSVAVEQQGNEIAFTPLPIEHSEIATWQWQFGDGQSSNESNPVHQYSVPGRYQIALDVFSSEGYRLGNWQQWVVIPEPTVVRFDYTLSGKTIRVDGNPSQYPAGSTFDWDFGDDNSSTANELLVEHTYGDAGSFRVSLTISNALLPGGKSLSRDVSISKPTSRKGGSFNPLRMLWLLALLGCRRYYQVT; from the coding sequence ATGCTCTTGGCACCGCAACAGGCCGCCGAAGCGTTGGCCGGTCACCGTATCCAGAAACTGTTGGTCGGCCCTAGCTCGACCGACCTGGTCCAGGTCGATATGCGACAGGGCGCGACCGGAGCCTATATCACTTACCAGCAGTCCTACTCCGGGCTCCCCATTTGGAACTATGACTGGGTACTAGTGCTCGACACTAACGGTACCCCGACGCAGGCCTATGGTGAATTAGTCACCCATTTGGAACAAGACCTGCCGACGGTCGAGCATCTGTCCGTTCACGCACAACAAAGCCTAAGCGATGCCTTTATCCAAAAATATTATTCCGACGCAGAAAGGGTCTTCCGTAACCGAGAGTCGAGTCAGGTCATATTCCTCGACGCCAACCAAAAAGCCCATAACGCCCTGAAACTGTCTTTTTTCACCGATCTAGTTAATGCCAACAGCCAGCCTGAACGGCCCTTGGTGTTTATCGATGTCGACACAGGAGCGGTCATCGACCAGATGGACACTTTGTTCCACCTTATTGAAGTGGGGGGCGCTGGCCCGTCTGGCAATAGTAAGGAGCCCCGGCGGGACTTCGACTCCAGCCTAGATGGTCGGGACGGCAACAAACCGGCCACCTTTATACTTACCAAAGATAACAATAACCGCTGCCATATGGACGCACTCAATGTCGAAACCCGCACTTCAGCAAACCTCAAGGCACCGGGCAGCGCACCCTTTAATTTCGACTGCACACACTCCACTCGTAACGACTACCAGGCCATCAACGAGGCCAAATCACCACTCAATGACGCGCACTTTAATGCCCAGGTGACCCGCCGTATGTATCAGGCCTACCTGGGCGAAGCACCCTATCTCGATAGTAAAATCATCCAACATGTCCACTACGGCAACCGTTACGACAATGCGTTTTATGAGGATGGGCAACTCTATTACGGCGATGGCGATTATATATTTTATCCCATGACCAGCCTAGACGTGGTGTCACACGAAATTGCCCACGGCTATACGGCCAACTATGGTCGGGGTCCAGAGCGATTGTTGGTGTCCGGCCAAGCACGAGCGATAAACGAAGCTTTTTCCGACATGTCTGGCGAAGCCGCCGAGTTTTTCCTGACCGGCACTAATGATTGGATGAGCAGTCAAGCCAATTACAAGCTTGGTGATGCGCTGCGCTATCTCGACACACCTACCCGCGACGGCCGTTCAGTCGATCAACTCGATGATTTCCAAGAGCAAAACGGCGAACACTATAATGCCGGTATTTTTAACAAGGCCTTTCACCGGCTGGCGACCACCGAAACACCCTGGAATAGCCAATATGCCTTTACACTGTTTGCAATCGCCAATCAGCAATGCTGGCTTGCCAATACTACCTTTGTGCAGGCAGCAGACTGTGTGATGCAACAAGCCGGGGTAATCGCTACGCGGCTGGACAACGACACCGTGCTAAAGCCCGACGGCAGTTATTGGACCACGAGCGAACTGCAAAACCAGATCCGTAAAGCCTTTGCGCAGGTGGGCATTGCACTGATCACGGCGACCGATCTGGAAAGTGAATTTTCCGTGAGCAGCCGTTTTAACCGCGTCGAATTCACCAATACCTCCAGGCTAAACGGTTTTGCGTTGAATCCGGGCGACTGGAGCTACGAATGGGACTTTGGCGATGACTCGGCGCTAAGTTCTGAACTCAACCCGATCCACGAATTTTCCACCGACGGCCCTCACACCGTCAGCCTGACGGTGACGGAAATAAATGGCTCGCGCCAAGACCGGTTCAGTCTAATCGTCACCACCCACAGCGATTACTGTGCCGCCTTCGGTAGCAGTTTCGACAAATACTTCGTACAGGCTACGCGCTTGCACAACCGATTAACCACCAGTGACAGTCGAGGCTACAGCGATTTCAGCGCCAACCTAATCGACCTTAACCAAGGCCAACAGTTGGACTATGAAATTATATCCGGCGGCCATCCCGATACACTGGGTAAAGACAAAAAATATGAACTGTGGCTCGATATAAACGACGATGGCGAGTTTCAGTACACTGAAAGGCTTATGTCTCATTACAGCACAGACGGCAAGGTGAGCGGTGTGATCCAATACATCGGTGAGCTCAACAAAACCTACCGAGTGCGTCTACTCGTGTCTAGCCTCAACTCCGACAAATTGCCCTGTGGTACCTACAACTCCGCCGAAATTGAGGACTACAGCATCCGCTGGAGCGATTCGGAGCTTAACTTTGTTATCACAACACTGGTTCAGGAAAACGCCGTAGAATTCCGCAATGACACCCACGATAGCAGGGTAACTCGTTGGCACTGGGAATTTGGCGATGGCACGCAGTCGAGCGAGCCATCCCCTTACCATCCCTATGCCCGGAGTGGAGACTACTCCGTGTCCCTAACCGCCTATGACGTCGACGACGCAGAAGTGGCCCGCTGGGATTCGACGGTGCCGGTCCGCAACCATACCCAAGCGACTATCGTAATTGATGACATTAGCGCTTTAACGGTTACCGTCTCGGCCAGCATGCTGCGCTACCCCATCGGCACACAACTGCTCTGGCATTTTGATGATGGCGCCACGGCCAACGCAGAATCGGCGGTCCATTCTTATGCCGCGAGTGGGCAATATGATATCAGCCTGACCCTAACCAACGCCGATTATCCCGGCGGTTTAACGGTTATTCAGCAAGTAAGTGTAGGCACCACTGGCTTAGCCAAGATCAAGCCTGCATTCAGCTACCAGAAAGAGTTCCGGCCAGACGGCTCAGTAACGGTGAATTTTACCAATACTACCGTCGATCCCAAAAACAAGAGTTTTGGACTCTGGTCTGTCACCTGGAACTTTGCCGAGCAAGGCAGGATACGTTCAGACGGGACGGGCTTAAACCAGACCACCAGCAAGACGTTCTTAAGCCCTGGCGAGTACCCGGCAACGCTGACCATAGGGTTTCGACAATCCAATGCAAGCGGTTGGTCCTGGGTTGAACAAAGTGTGCAACAAACCCTACACCTTTTCCCAGACCCAGTAGATGACTACTGCCTACCGGTTAGTAATGTGACCGAAGAGTATATTGAGGAATTTTCCATTCATAACCAACGTTTCACCAACGGCCAAGAAGGTGGCCTAGTCAATCCCGGCAACCCCATTGTCTTGTACAGTTCTGAGCAACATAACTTTGTCCTGACGGCCGGCTATCTCAACCCCGACGGAGTCAAATACGCAGAACACTATCACCTCTGGATGGATCTCAATCAGGATAAGTTGTTTGGTGATGGCTATTGGTTTCAGGATAAGAGCGAACGTTTAGCCACACACTGGGATTTCAGCTACACCGAGGATGGCCTGCATTATGGCCAGGGCTACGTGGCGGGCACTATCAGCCTACCGGCCCATAAACTGGACCAAGCGGTAACCCGAACCCGCATGCGTATTCTGCAGTTGTACGCCAACGGCGGTGACCTTGAACAACTCGACCCATGCTCCGATTATCAGTATTTTGGCAGTTATGGCGAAATCGAAGACTATCTGGTGGACTTGGTAAAACCATACAACCTAAGCGTGGCAGTGGAACAACAGGGCAATGAAATCGCCTTCACGCCCCTGCCAATCGAGCACAGCGAGATCGCAACATGGCAATGGCAATTTGGCGATGGCCAAAGTTCGAACGAATCGAATCCGGTGCACCAGTACAGTGTGCCCGGCCGCTACCAGATCGCACTCGACGTCTTCAGCAGCGAAGGCTACCGCCTGGGTAACTGGCAGCAGTGGGTTGTTATTCCGGAACCGACGGTAGTCAGATTTGACTATACCTTGTCTGGCAAAACCATTCGGGTCGACGGCAACCCCAGCCAGTATCCGGCAGGCTCAACCTTTGACTGGGACTTTGGCGACGACAACTCCAGCACCGCCAACGAACTGCTCGTCGAGCACACCTATGGTGATGCCGGCAGCTTCAGGGTCAGCCTGACGATTAGTAACGCTTTACTCCCAGGCGGCAAAAGCCTTAGCCGGGACGTTAGTATTTCCAAACCGACTAGCAGAAAGGGTGGTTCGTTTAATCCGCTGCGAATGCTCTGGTTGCTAGCCCTGCTGGGATGTCGGCGCTATTATCAGGTGACTTAA
- a CDS encoding alpha-amylase family glycosyl hydrolase produces the protein MTLRFSLLLTLLVSQMASADWYFRGTPNQWAATALDDRGQGVYATCQTFAQGDGQGSPRFKIDRFANWAENYPSADYEVSANSSVEIRFNALNQAIDSVTVANCDDESTQDSWYFRGTANGWSTTAMLDAGQNNYEVRVSFAGEADNARFKIDHRGDWIENYPNADIVVADFTTYDIRFNSVTKTISVAEVGGDDSIPAQVSALPSPGTYSNSQRIRLQVSDNKDAQPSLYFTLDGSQATQDSALYVEQIFSAHDIGSGDDLTIRTLTVDASGNEAEQRFAYQIDPIQTGTIDFRSETIYFVMTARFYDGDASNNYYNRDRIEPNDPQWRGDFKGLIAQLDYIKDLGFTAIWVTPPVVNRSGLDYHGYHAYDWTQVDPRLESSDATYQDFINAAHALGMKVVQDVVINHSSQYGIRDQVWIDHLPIKYYVPAGAEQGLVDNGAYQGNLGDYQSTFRDDNDNSVAPFWFSSRNRIDAEGVLPLVDPLTGVTVPKAGYNPGRFFGIDAATLDPDWYHQDGFMAGGDWENPTSLQTKHMAGDTIDLATGNQNVKDYINGAMHKYLAMGVDAIRLDTTKHIERNELLTYIEDWQTFKPGTFVFGEVLVKGLGFGTEIGNDNGPAAIRPWWYTRTGNDPANPSGDSNLSVLDFPLFSTFRDNVTHGSLGGIGGALSMDWTYADPTELVTFFQNHDVGPDNDFKFRFGGAEANAALAYNLLWTIRGIPSLYYGEEIMFKAGFPHDIQSNDDTVADTGRAYYGDHLDDRAATQSHPLYQHIKRLNQIRHAVPALQMGVMDKVNEWGSGMSFVRDYNNQESYAVVGLATGNGQSISVSGVPNGTYRDAVTGNTINVNNGTLAFNVQSNSIGAYVLDGPGKVGEHGRYLR, from the coding sequence ATGACATTAAGATTTTCCCTGCTGCTTACCTTATTGGTAAGCCAAATGGCCAGCGCAGACTGGTATTTCCGTGGCACACCAAATCAATGGGCCGCTACAGCGCTGGATGACCGAGGCCAGGGTGTCTATGCCACCTGCCAAACCTTCGCTCAGGGCGATGGTCAAGGGAGCCCTCGTTTCAAGATTGATCGCTTTGCCAATTGGGCGGAAAACTACCCTTCTGCTGACTACGAGGTGTCCGCCAATAGCAGTGTTGAGATTCGCTTTAACGCCCTCAACCAAGCCATCGATAGCGTAACTGTCGCCAACTGTGACGATGAAAGTACGCAAGACAGTTGGTACTTTCGCGGCACCGCCAATGGCTGGTCCACCACGGCCATGCTCGATGCCGGTCAGAACAACTACGAAGTTAGGGTGAGTTTTGCTGGTGAAGCCGATAATGCTCGTTTTAAGATCGATCATCGCGGTGATTGGATTGAAAACTATCCCAATGCCGATATAGTCGTGGCTGACTTCACCACCTATGACATTCGCTTTAATTCGGTGACCAAAACTATTAGCGTGGCCGAGGTAGGGGGTGATGATTCGATACCCGCGCAAGTTAGCGCCCTACCCTCGCCGGGCACCTATAGCAACAGTCAACGTATTCGTCTTCAGGTGAGCGACAACAAAGACGCCCAGCCGAGCCTGTATTTTACGCTTGATGGCAGTCAGGCAACGCAGGACTCTGCGCTATATGTCGAGCAGATTTTCTCGGCGCACGATATCGGCAGTGGCGATGACCTAACGATTCGGACCCTCACGGTCGATGCCAGCGGGAATGAGGCGGAGCAACGGTTTGCCTATCAAATTGACCCGATCCAAACCGGTACAATCGACTTCCGTTCCGAAACCATTTACTTTGTTATGACCGCGCGTTTTTACGATGGCGACGCGTCGAATAACTATTACAACCGGGACCGGATCGAACCCAATGATCCCCAATGGCGCGGTGACTTTAAGGGCCTGATCGCCCAATTGGACTATATAAAGGACCTGGGCTTCACCGCTATCTGGGTGACCCCGCCAGTGGTCAACCGCAGCGGTTTGGATTACCACGGTTACCACGCTTACGACTGGACCCAGGTGGATCCTCGCCTCGAAAGCTCGGATGCGACCTACCAAGACTTTATCAATGCCGCCCATGCTTTGGGTATGAAGGTGGTGCAAGATGTGGTGATCAATCACTCCAGTCAGTATGGTATACGCGATCAGGTTTGGATCGACCATCTGCCGATCAAATACTATGTCCCGGCCGGCGCCGAACAAGGTTTGGTTGATAACGGCGCCTACCAGGGAAACCTAGGTGATTATCAAAGCACCTTTCGCGATGACAATGACAACTCCGTTGCACCCTTCTGGTTTAGCAGTCGCAACAGAATCGATGCCGAAGGGGTGCTGCCGCTCGTCGATCCCCTAACCGGCGTCACAGTGCCCAAAGCAGGCTACAACCCCGGTCGATTCTTTGGGATCGATGCCGCGACACTGGACCCGGACTGGTATCACCAAGACGGCTTTATGGCCGGCGGTGACTGGGAGAATCCGACCTCACTGCAAACCAAACATATGGCCGGGGACACCATCGATTTAGCGACCGGCAACCAGAATGTGAAGGACTACATCAATGGCGCTATGCACAAGTATTTGGCCATGGGCGTTGATGCGATCCGGCTCGATACCACCAAACACATTGAACGCAACGAGCTGCTGACCTATATAGAGGATTGGCAAACCTTTAAACCCGGCACCTTTGTCTTTGGCGAGGTCCTGGTCAAGGGTCTGGGCTTTGGCACCGAAATCGGTAACGACAATGGCCCTGCGGCGATCCGCCCTTGGTGGTACACCCGGACCGGCAATGACCCGGCCAATCCAAGCGGCGACTCGAACCTATCGGTACTCGACTTCCCGCTGTTCTCAACCTTTCGAGACAATGTGACCCATGGCTCATTGGGTGGCATCGGCGGCGCCCTCTCGATGGATTGGACCTATGCTGACCCGACTGAACTGGTGACCTTCTTTCAAAACCACGATGTCGGCCCGGACAATGACTTTAAATTCCGTTTCGGCGGTGCCGAGGCTAACGCGGCCCTTGCCTACAATCTGTTGTGGACCATAAGGGGCATTCCATCGCTCTACTATGGCGAAGAAATTATGTTTAAGGCCGGCTTTCCGCACGATATCCAGAGCAATGATGATACGGTCGCCGACACTGGTCGTGCCTACTATGGCGATCACCTGGACGACCGCGCAGCCACCCAAAGCCACCCACTTTATCAGCACATTAAACGCCTGAATCAAATCCGCCATGCCGTTCCTGCGTTGCAAATGGGCGTGATGGATAAGGTCAACGAATGGGGCTCGGGCATGAGCTTCGTGCGTGATTATAATAATCAAGAAAGCTACGCCGTAGTCGGCCTGGCCACCGGTAACGGCCAGAGTATCTCGGTGTCGGGCGTGCCCAACGGTACCTACCGTGATGCGGTGACCGGCAATACCATCAACGTCAACAATGGCACCCTGGCCTTTAATGTTCAGTCTAATTCGATCGGCGCCTATGTATTAGACGGCCCCGGTAAGGTTGGCGAACATGGACGTTATCTGCGCTAG
- a CDS encoding helix-turn-helix transcriptional regulator has protein sequence MDSVIFRPVNVTGKLIKRQLCPRIIDGVAPLNVLLAPSGYGKTALALDVYETWTESRIWVNAEHHEDFVSGARILLAYLARTVDGGFSFKADYNDVAKLAIQIGDRLHLILKPFLLVVDGLTPQHDGRIIELFYELSQYLPSQHKILINGLNGVARPSQRLLCQGNIQIFTAPALRFNSVETATVVPPTWRQDNHRMQLVNACEGWPVLLGLMVQQEKQENDFCLQEQVLIRYIKEVMSHSLSPAALQFANLLVEVPEFDSELLTCFRGHDAEIVKELVDTGFLIQLQHYGFQYHFRWPSLVRKALQHGTARKKISRLELLRLLAWADRTGRWADGLNFALQLDNPAQIITRLIRTGRQVQESGKANLLREALALVRQHTPIEENIDLLFIDLAAHTLQPEKILQSKIDQSYRLLKTLTCDKQRQYRVWIECVEAQAIMRKSDLERAQAFANRIRDNVCELPDYYQTQALGVLGEVAMLSGDLAEALHYFQQGELVAMQSDLLSSVLWHRHQRAQVMTQMGQINLATNVRFAAIQFAREKNGMALFSYECLLRAHCEQLLRELRTYEAEPFLNELEQRCLLIGDIDGLPINMLRLELHRLRCWVDSQYHYDISPTVEMIERALLRAQHPHVLVRAEQTLLNHWHQTEQIHAISQWYSRHNQPVVHPQGADELLHLRNLIFAYLVLQQHDIEVQPKWVDFTDLQLEKWLAIWPTVGPMAVLLYALIDFHEPTDQRMPWIFKCIGLFSQANNLAEPLAYHPSWLEPLFKSNFTIQRFQSTFISRIHAIWGNRVKTRVVRQDRAQPEQTQNLGLSPREWQLLQCVAKGMTNEDIADHLNLCLGTVKNQLTKIYRKLGVSGRGAARSRYKSLAEVA, from the coding sequence ATGGATTCAGTTATATTTCGACCGGTCAATGTCACCGGTAAATTGATCAAACGTCAACTCTGTCCGAGGATTATTGATGGTGTCGCCCCGCTCAATGTTCTGTTAGCCCCCTCAGGTTATGGCAAAACAGCACTCGCACTGGATGTCTATGAGACTTGGACGGAAAGCCGAATCTGGGTTAATGCTGAACACCATGAGGACTTCGTATCGGGCGCGCGTATTTTGTTGGCCTACTTGGCGCGCACCGTCGATGGCGGTTTTTCTTTTAAGGCCGACTATAACGACGTTGCCAAATTGGCAATACAAATCGGTGATCGATTGCATCTCATTCTCAAACCCTTTTTACTGGTCGTCGATGGCCTTACCCCTCAACACGATGGCCGTATTATCGAACTGTTCTATGAGTTGTCCCAATATTTGCCCAGCCAACACAAGATCCTAATAAATGGCCTCAATGGTGTTGCTCGGCCCAGTCAGCGGCTGCTCTGTCAGGGCAATATCCAGATATTCACCGCCCCGGCCCTGCGTTTTAACAGCGTGGAAACGGCAACCGTCGTGCCGCCAACATGGCGCCAAGACAATCACCGCATGCAGTTGGTTAACGCATGTGAGGGCTGGCCAGTGTTGCTAGGTTTAATGGTGCAGCAGGAGAAACAGGAAAATGACTTCTGTTTGCAAGAGCAGGTGTTAATCCGCTATATCAAGGAAGTTATGAGTCACAGCTTGAGCCCTGCAGCGCTGCAGTTTGCCAACCTCCTAGTAGAAGTGCCCGAATTCGACTCTGAATTATTGACCTGCTTTCGCGGCCATGACGCCGAAATTGTAAAGGAACTGGTCGACACGGGCTTTCTGATTCAATTACAGCACTATGGTTTTCAATATCACTTTCGCTGGCCCTCCTTGGTCCGAAAAGCACTGCAGCATGGCACTGCTCGGAAAAAAATTTCTCGCCTAGAGCTATTACGCCTATTAGCCTGGGCCGATCGCACAGGGCGTTGGGCCGATGGTCTAAATTTTGCCCTGCAATTGGATAATCCGGCACAGATCATAACTCGTCTGATCCGTACCGGTCGGCAAGTCCAGGAATCGGGCAAGGCTAACCTACTGCGCGAAGCCCTTGCCTTGGTTCGTCAACACACGCCGATTGAAGAAAATATAGATCTGCTGTTCATTGATCTGGCCGCTCATACCCTCCAGCCGGAAAAGATCTTGCAGTCCAAAATCGACCAGTCCTATCGGCTGTTGAAGACCTTAACGTGCGATAAACAACGGCAGTATCGGGTCTGGATCGAGTGTGTAGAAGCTCAGGCCATAATGCGCAAATCGGACCTCGAACGAGCGCAGGCCTTTGCCAACAGAATTCGAGACAATGTTTGTGAATTACCCGACTATTATCAAACTCAGGCGCTCGGCGTATTGGGTGAGGTGGCCATGCTGAGCGGGGATCTGGCGGAGGCATTGCACTATTTTCAGCAGGGTGAACTGGTCGCCATGCAATCTGATCTGCTCTCTTCTGTGTTGTGGCACCGCCATCAACGAGCCCAGGTGATGACCCAAATGGGGCAAATAAACCTCGCTACCAATGTACGGTTTGCAGCCATACAGTTCGCACGTGAAAAGAATGGCATGGCATTGTTTTCTTATGAGTGTTTATTGCGCGCCCATTGCGAGCAGTTGCTACGCGAATTGCGCACCTATGAGGCCGAGCCCTTTTTAAATGAGCTGGAACAACGTTGTTTATTAATAGGCGATATCGACGGTCTGCCGATCAATATGCTGCGGCTGGAATTGCATCGATTGAGATGCTGGGTCGATTCCCAATACCACTATGATATTAGCCCAACGGTCGAGATGATTGAACGAGCCTTATTGCGTGCCCAACACCCCCATGTGCTGGTTAGGGCAGAACAGACGCTGTTGAATCATTGGCATCAAACTGAACAGATCCATGCCATTAGTCAGTGGTACAGCCGGCACAATCAGCCTGTTGTTCATCCTCAAGGGGCCGATGAATTACTGCATTTGCGCAATTTGATTTTTGCCTATCTGGTCCTGCAACAACACGATATTGAGGTGCAACCCAAATGGGTTGATTTCACCGATCTTCAGTTAGAAAAATGGCTTGCCATATGGCCTACTGTGGGCCCTATGGCGGTGTTGCTGTATGCCCTAATAGATTTTCATGAGCCGACCGATCAGCGTATGCCGTGGATATTTAAGTGCATAGGACTCTTCAGTCAAGCCAATAATTTGGCCGAACCCTTAGCGTATCATCCATCTTGGTTGGAGCCGCTGTTCAAGAGTAATTTCACCATTCAACGTTTTCAGTCGACCTTTATTTCTCGTATTCATGCGATCTGGGGCAATAGGGTCAAGACGCGGGTGGTTCGCCAAGATCGAGCCCAACCGGAGCAGACACAAAATCTAGGCTTGTCGCCTAGGGAATGGCAATTACTGCAGTGTGTTGCTAAGGGGATGACCAATGAAGACATTGCCGATCATTTGAATTTATGTTTGGGGACGGTTAAGAATCAATTGACCAAAATATACCGGAAATTGGGTGTCAGTGGTCGTGGAGCTGCACGCAGTCGCTATAAGTCACTGGCTGAAGTGGCTTGA